Proteins encoded in a region of the Bartonella taylorii genome:
- the alr gene encoding alanine racemase encodes MNKSVNDEANALLPYTAVATIDVRAIVANYTALTKRVAPIECSAVVKADAYGLGADKIAPALYQAGCRTFFVAQIEEALQLKNILPENVTLALLNELPHNTEELIAKTGIIPVLNSWDTLESWQTLCQKKDKKFPAIVQIDTSMNRLGLDKKELQKLIKKPTIFEKAEIKYILSHLANGDNATHSYNYTQLATFKTILAQLPTCKVSFANSGGIFLGNDFYFDLVRPGIALYGVDPHGKYPTPLKPVLKLEAQVLQSRFIDAGVPIGYGGSFITRRPSTLATISIGYADGWPRILSNKSAVYFNGQKLPIVGRISMDSTIVDATDLDKKPQRGDWVELIGPHQTLEKVSTDANTIPNEILTSLGKRYKRIYI; translated from the coding sequence ATGAACAAATCCGTTAATGATGAAGCAAACGCATTACTTCCTTATACAGCTGTAGCAACCATCGATGTGCGTGCTATTGTTGCAAATTACACAGCTTTAACAAAACGTGTTGCTCCCATTGAATGTTCTGCGGTTGTAAAAGCGGATGCCTATGGGTTAGGTGCTGACAAAATTGCCCCTGCACTCTATCAAGCTGGTTGCCGCACTTTTTTTGTAGCTCAAATCGAAGAAGCACTCCAATTAAAAAATATTTTACCAGAAAATGTCACACTTGCTCTTCTTAACGAACTTCCACACAATACAGAAGAGCTTATAGCTAAAACAGGAATTATTCCTGTTCTAAACTCTTGGGATACACTTGAAAGCTGGCAAACACTTTGTCAAAAAAAGGATAAAAAGTTTCCCGCAATTGTTCAAATCGATACTAGTATGAACCGATTAGGACTTGATAAAAAAGAATTACAAAAACTTATCAAAAAACCTACAATTTTTGAAAAAGCAGAAATAAAATATATTCTCAGTCACCTTGCAAATGGAGATAATGCTACACATTCATACAATTATACACAATTGGCTACTTTCAAAACCATACTTGCACAATTGCCTACCTGTAAAGTTTCATTTGCCAATTCTGGAGGCATTTTTCTTGGGAACGATTTCTATTTTGACCTTGTTCGCCCAGGCATTGCACTTTACGGTGTCGACCCTCACGGAAAATACCCAACACCTCTTAAACCTGTTTTAAAACTTGAAGCCCAAGTTTTACAAAGCCGCTTTATTGACGCAGGAGTACCTATTGGTTATGGAGGAAGCTTCATTACCCGCAGACCGAGCACTCTTGCAACCATTTCTATCGGCTATGCAGATGGTTGGCCACGTATTCTTTCGAATAAGAGTGCCGTTTATTTCAATGGGCAAAAACTTCCTATTGTTGGACGCATTTCTATGGATTCCACTATCGTGGATGCTACCGATCTTGATAAAAAACCTCAAAGAGGCGATTGGGTGGAGCTTATTGGCCCCCATCAAACACTTGAAAAAGTATCGACAGATGCCAACACCATTCCTAACGAAATTCTGACATCTCTAGGGAAGCGCTATAAACGCATTTACATCTAA